From a region of the Gemmatimonadales bacterium genome:
- the yajC gene encoding preprotein translocase subunit YajC, protein MRLPLFAMVGSGQQSGGTISVFVLQIAAFIAIFYFILIRPQRQQQKRHEELLKQIKRGDEVVTSGGMVGEVVHVKDDRVTIKSGEAKVVVERRAIAKINAPAQEPAAT, encoded by the coding sequence GTGAGATTGCCATTGTTCGCGATGGTCGGGTCGGGCCAGCAGAGCGGCGGCACGATCTCGGTGTTCGTCCTCCAGATCGCCGCGTTCATCGCGATCTTCTACTTCATCCTGATCCGCCCGCAGCGCCAGCAGCAGAAGCGCCACGAGGAGCTGCTGAAGCAGATCAAGCGCGGCGACGAGGTGGTCACCTCGGGCGGGATGGTCGGCGAGGTGGTGCACGTCAAGGACGACCGCGTGACGATCAAGAGCGGAGAGGCCAAGGTGGTGGTCGAGCGCCGGGCGATCGCGAAGATCAACGCTCCGGCCCAGGAGCCGGCGGCGACGTGA